A window of Daucus carota subsp. sativus chromosome 2, DH1 v3.0, whole genome shotgun sequence genomic DNA:
AACCTTCTGCATCAATTTCAACAGTCACTTCAcccaatattttttgtatatggTTGTCAGTAATAACTGGTTCTGCCATCCCCTCAACTTCAGTATTCCCTTTATTTTTTAGTGCAAGAACATCCTCCTTTAAAGCTGCAGATGACGTAAGTGACGGGACATTAGCACATGAAATCTTAGGTTGCGGACATCGAGCAGAATCCATATCTGTGGAAGGAGTAGTTAGAGGCAACTAAAAGTGACAGAGGtataagaaaatttttaaataacacAAACCTTGAGGTTGAAAAACACTGCCACTGTTAGTCACACTGCTGCTATTAGACTCTAAAATCCGAGCAATGGTAGCCCTCAGGGTGTTATTAGGTAAAAGATGATCAGCAAGTACATTTGTGGCCCCACAAACACAAATTGATTTGGATATGATATAATCTCGTATGCCTGAGAAAACATTTAAAACCGGAATTATTAATTCACCACTAAAGGCTCAAAAATAGAATCATGCTACACAAGCATGAGATCTACTTTATCCTTGATACAGTCTATACTACATATGCGTCAAATAAACAAGCTAAGGCACACTGTAGCACAATTTAAACCataacacataatatatatatatgctaaatAAATGAAGACGGATAAATGATCTTTGCAAGATGTTGCAAACCATCCTAAAGAATAAGTAGACATTTGAAGGCAACTCAAATGCAGCAAACTATTAGTCATTTAAATTCACAAATTCTGCTCTCTACATATAAGACAGCATCATAAAAGTATCTTACACTCGTCACAAAAACTCTTGAAGCAGCACTTGCCAGCTAAAACTGCATCCTTCATAACTGCCCTGCACAGAGGGCAGTAAAGCTCTGCAGGGAGGTCAGCAACAGGACGAATCGAGGGCATCCCTCCAATCTCCTTTTCAAATGCATCCCTGtaatataaatcaaattatGAGGTTCAAAACAAGAAATTCTGCCACGGCCATGGAATGAAACCAATAGGAGAATAGAAGAGTTATAGCTTACTCATTTGGAATGCCAGTTGGAGgtttggtccttttgagatcaAAAGTAGGGTCCCCATTTGTGGGACAATGCTGAATAAAATGccctaaataaaatattctatATATTAGTACATGTACAAGAACACATCAAACTAATTTAAAACGTTTAATATGAGGCACAAAGCAAACTATATATAAACGGGTGCAAAAAGAAGTTATTATCAATGACTAAGAATGTAAACTTACCAGGCACCTTGCACCTATGGCAAACATAGCCTGGTGGAGGTGTTACTCGCTCCAATAATACTCCTCGACCTATAGTTAGTGAAAAAATGTGTTATTCATTTGTTGTTGCCTCTGGTGATACTTAAACAGAACCGACTACTTATTAAGGTAGGACAGAAATTCAACTGCATATTCGTACAAAGACTTATAACTTtattataaccaaatatttatattccGCCAACTTGCAAACAAACTATAATGCGGGTGATTTGTATTGTGAAAATATCTATGTCGTCCGAAATATTGAGCTACAATATATGGTTTGCTGCTTATATACCACATAAAGACAAATTATAGATGCACATGtggtataattataaattaagtgGTTAATTTTAGGATCCAAAACCTTTTTTCATGTATTCTTTAAGACAATTGTTCAGTTCATATGTTAGCATGCGTTCCAGTATGCATTTTCAGTTTTATGTTAAAAATCAAACTTTTGACTTTTCAAATCTTAGAAATGCACCTTTCTTTTTGGAACCCCTTGAATAGGAGTACAAAAATTGTAATTTTATACTTcactttattaaaaattttatcattACAGAAATAAAGAGAAGGAATAATGAAGAGTGGTTCTACGCACCCTCTTTTCTTATCGATGTACTGGTTAAGGATTTGAATTTCTAATAAAATTTCACCtttgaattcaaaaaaaaaagagaaggaaTAATGAAAATACCAAAACCACGCCCAATGCTTCTACCACCCATACCACGCTCAAAGCTTCTACTAGCGCCAAAACTATCAGAATTTTGACTGcaatataaagaaaatatacaACTGATAAGAATTCCATGCTATGCATAAACAAAAACCAATTTTACAACGCTAAACTCATAAGACATCTCACCACTGTGCGTCCGAAGAAGGAGGATCAATTAAAGCCTTAATCTTGCTGTCCTCGTCAGCTTTATTAGGAGGAACACGCTGAACTGGTACAACTTCAGGCATTGACATATCAGTCCAAAATTCTTCCCATTCAGATTCTTCAGGCTACACGCACAAACAAGCTATAAGCTAATATGCCTAATTATCTGGGAAAAAACAGACAAAAATGAGAATCTAGATTATTAGaatcaaaaacaaaacattCTTACATAAATTGAAACAGATAAATCTCCTCCTGATAAACTATTTTTGGAAGCTTCAACATCCTGCAACTTTTTCTCAGCTAGTGGCCTGATTTTCATTACACAAAAACATGTTAGTACAAATGTCTGCCTCCACTTTTAAGACCATACCATAAAAGTCTAACCTATTTTTTGTGCCACCAAATGGTTTACCACCACTTGTCCAAACATATTCAAAtgataactttaaaaataaataaattaactacTGCTTAAAAGTTTTATAGGTCTTAGGGCAATACTTGTCTTGATCAGAAACCGGAGTGATCACAATAGGCATGCATCGCGGCAATGGAACACGACGTATTATAACAGATGTATTTTTTGGAATCAATGTTTCTCCGTCAAGGTACTCTGAAATTGCAAACAAAATTGAGACAACATTATAGTAACAGAAGTAAGATTAATGATTGTCAAGGTGCCCTTGTGTTCATTGCacatatatgtaaattattacttacaattctatatatatcataattccTAACATACATTAGGTAAGTACCAACTAGGAATGACTTAGTTCCTACGAAATAAGTACATCAATACACATTAAGTAGACTTCATGAGAATATGGCAAGTCATAAGTCAACACATCATAAAAATTCACAAGTTCTAAAACATATTAAGAAGTAAAATGTCACAACACTATAGCAAAAACAAACTAATTTCAAGTAGCACAGTCTAACATAATGGTCGAGCATAAAATCAACCCCAAATCACTTCCACCTCTCTTGTGGCTACCACTTCTGCATGAGATTGTGATCCACAATCACCAACCAGAGTAATTCTTCTTCCATTTCTACTGAGTCTGATCCAGATAAGTCCTTATCATTTATGTGACATTCTGCACCCCAGTGCTTGAACCTCAGGCATGCATACCATACAGTTCCAGTACACCACAATGTCATATAGAAAACACTGTGCTGCAGAATCCCATAACAACCATGACAAGATAATATGACACACTAAACAATTTAATCTTAGCGTGCTCCTCTGGGAGCCTCTCACTGTCAGTTGTCTAAACACGTAAACACCATGTTACTTGAAATAGAGTTAGTTATAACTTCCAATAGCTTTATCCAACTCCAACAAATTCAAGAGAATAATTGATTACAAACCATAACATCATCAAATCGATGAAAACCATAAAATCATCATCAAAAAACCATGTAGAACAATGACAATTTCGAGATCTTCCaataaaagtaaatacaaaTGAAACAGTAAAAAACCCGAATGATATCAAGAAACAACAAAACGAACCTTCATGAGTCTGAGCATTGGTGATAATAAGGTCATCTTTATAATGAGTTCTACGCTTGCTCGCACacttgttataatatatattacgtTTCAAATCACCAACAGTTGTATAATGCCAATCAATAGACAAAGATTCAAATTCCTTCGCACTTTTGAACTTATAATAAACTTCCATTATTttctcctcttttttttttttcacaataCAATCAAAATTACAAACCCTAAAATTTCAATAGCCCTTCAAAACTACAATTTCAGGCCTAATATCCAACTACGTTACTACAATATACAATCTcaatacaaaaaatattcaatatatctTTTTCACTCTATACAACAATAAGAATCAAACCGATCTTCCCGATATCGAAACAACGATCAGAGAGGGAATCTTCTTCGCGGCCTCAATTGATTAATGATCATACAATTTCTCCGTGTGTGCAGCTCGTACGGCGCCGTTCTTGTGAGTTTTTGCAGCGATTGAAGTTGTTCGAAGCGCGACGATCTCTGCAGCGCGATCTTCAAATCAGGTCGGATCTCGAACAAACCGGACGCCGATTCACCTTCTTCGTGTCGAATTTCACCGATTGATACGAGTGATCAAAGCAAAAATTAATCtctgtttaaaattttgaagagaagagaagctagggtttgtgtaATTGTTTGTTCCTGCGCGAGAGAGGATTTAAGTATACGCG
This region includes:
- the LOC108206156 gene encoding E3 ubiquitin ligase PQT3-like isoform X1, whose translation is MEVYYKFKSAKEFESLSIDWHYTTVGDLKRNIYYNKCASKRRTHYKDDLIITNAQTHEEYLDGETLIPKNTSVIIRRVPLPRCMPIVITPVSDQDKPLAEKKLQDVEASKNSLSGGDLSVSIYPEESEWEEFWTDMSMPEVVPVQRVPPNKADEDSKIKALIDPPSSDAQCQNSDSFGASRSFERGMGGRSIGRGFGRGVLLERVTPPPGYVCHRCKVPGHFIQHCPTNGDPTFDLKRTKPPTGIPNEDAFEKEIGGMPSIRPVADLPAELYCPLCRAVMKDAVLAGKCCFKSFCDECIRDYIISKSICVCGATNVLADHLLPNNTLRATIARILESNSSSVTNSGSVFQPQDMDSARCPQPKISCANVPSLTSSAALKEDVLALKNKGNTEVEGMAEPVITDNHIQKILGEVTVEIDAEGFEAVQQCVSEPASKMCPPVTDEEMKQKQVSGEVGKKNKKRCADLQSRPHQDFAAENYSTPVEPVGYNSYWNSTLPEFHGFVHPYGGQMPFIGYGPASISFGGAFHHNPFSAQVYMPSLTQRDHAKIETEFNDDGDRDTISHDNDHSAKSKFKSLTPPGRHQPQSERRSPDHITHDPKLLRSSSSWKKKYDDDYYTERSHHRREKECGYRHQSRSGSASRPPVLADNSDEPSLSSKFLTNKARSDCKYKASVSSRITSPKEESADSKKRKLDTSPSAVIGSSHRRSHRMTSNGDHKDHCEIASAGNDYESSDEDRHFKRRRSRYESSPSPPVKEGRHSSRGLKETGVTAASRLSVY
- the LOC108206156 gene encoding E3 ubiquitin ligase PQT3-like isoform X2, which translates into the protein MEVYYKFKSAKEFESLSIDWHYTTVGDLKRNIYYNKCASKRRTHYKDDLIITNAQTHEEYLDGETLIPKNTSVIIRRVPLPRCMPIVITPVSDQDKPLAEKKLQDVEASKNSLSGGDLSVSIYPEESEWEEFWTDMSMPEVVPVQRVPPNKADEDSKIKALIDPPSSDAQCQNSDSFGASRSFERGMGGRSIGRGFGRGVLLERVTPPPGYVCHRCKVPGHFIQHCPTNGDPTFDLKRTKPPTGIPNEDAFEKEIGGMPSIRPVADLPAELYCPLCRAVMKDAVLAGKCCFKSFCDECIRDYIISKSICVCGATNVLADHLLPNNTLRATIARILESNSSSVTNSGSVFQPQALKEDVLALKNKGNTEVEGMAEPVITDNHIQKILGEVTVEIDAEGFEAVQQCVSEPASKMCPPVTDEEMKQKQVSGEVGKKNKKRCADLQSRPHQDFAAENYSTPVEPVGYNSYWNSTLPEFHGFVHPYGGQMPFIGYGPASISFGGAFHHNPFSAQVYMPSLTQRDHAKIETEFNDDGDRDTISHDNDHSAKSKFKSLTPPGRHQPQSERRSPDHITHDPKLLRSSSSWKKKYDDDYYTERSHHRREKECGYRHQSRSGSASRPPVLADNSDEPSLSSKFLTNKARSDCKYKASVSSRITSPKEESADSKKRKLDTSPSAVIGSSHRRSHRMTSNGDHKDHCEIASAGNDYESSDEDRHFKRRRSRYESSPSPPVKEGRHSSRGLKETGVTAASRLSVY